Proteins encoded in a region of the Pseudomonas sp. PDNC002 genome:
- a CDS encoding alkyl sulfatase dimerization domain-containing protein: MSRLSAAVLLASLCPGLLVAAEQPKPATSFTQAAQEQVRQSLPFGDRADFDRVEKGLIKRPENLVIKNDDGSVAWQLGDYDFIKAAKDIASVNPSLMRQAQLNLSYGLFKVTDGIYQVRGYDLANTTFIEGKTGWIVIDTLTTPATSKAAYALVSQELGQKPIRAIIYSHAHADHFGGVKGLVSQEQVDKGEVQIIAPKGFMEAAIKENVMAGNAMIRRATYQYGTVLPKGPNGQVDMAIGKGVAHGPLSIIAPTKLIEGELQDLEIDGVPFTFQNTPGTESPAEMNVWLPQQKALLMAENVTATLHNLYTLRGAETRDPLGWSKYINEALHRFGDKAEVMFAVHNWPRWGHEDIVHTLEKQRDMYGYLNDQTLHLANNGVTINQIHERLKVPPELANEWFNRGYHGSVSHNVRAVVNKYLGYYDSNPATLNPLAPEDSAVKYVEFMGGADHLLQMAKASFDKGEYRWVVEVVNKLVFADPTNQAARNLQADALEQLGYQAENAGWRNSYLVAAQELRNGVPRDLPSLRVANPDALAAMDTGLLFDYLGVRLSAEKAEGEDFSINLVLPDKNEQYLLELKNSHLNNIKGVQSENAGQTVTIDRADLNRLMLKEVSPVRLVFEGKLKSSGNPLLLAKLFGMLEDFNFWFDIVTPPEKS, from the coding sequence ATGTCCCGTCTTTCCGCTGCCGTTCTCCTGGCCAGTCTCTGTCCCGGCCTGCTGGTCGCCGCCGAACAGCCCAAGCCAGCGACTTCCTTTACCCAGGCCGCCCAGGAGCAGGTGCGCCAGTCACTGCCCTTCGGTGACCGCGCCGACTTCGACCGGGTGGAGAAGGGGCTGATCAAACGCCCCGAGAACCTGGTGATCAAGAACGATGACGGCAGCGTCGCCTGGCAACTGGGCGACTACGACTTCATCAAGGCCGCCAAGGACATCGCCAGCGTCAACCCGAGCCTGATGCGCCAGGCGCAGCTGAACCTCAGTTACGGCCTGTTCAAGGTCACCGACGGCATCTATCAGGTGCGTGGCTACGATCTGGCCAACACCACCTTCATCGAAGGCAAGACCGGCTGGATCGTCATCGACACCCTGACCACCCCGGCGACCTCCAAGGCTGCCTACGCCCTGGTGAGCCAGGAGCTGGGGCAGAAGCCGATCCGCGCGATCATCTACAGCCACGCCCACGCCGACCATTTCGGTGGGGTGAAGGGGTTGGTCAGCCAGGAGCAGGTGGACAAGGGCGAGGTGCAGATCATCGCGCCCAAGGGCTTCATGGAAGCGGCGATCAAGGAGAACGTCATGGCCGGCAACGCCATGATCCGTCGTGCCACCTACCAGTACGGCACTGTGCTGCCGAAGGGGCCGAATGGTCAGGTCGACATGGCGATCGGCAAGGGCGTGGCGCACGGCCCGCTGAGCATCATCGCGCCGACCAAGCTGATCGAGGGGGAGCTGCAGGACCTGGAAATCGACGGCGTTCCCTTCACCTTCCAGAACACCCCGGGCACCGAATCCCCGGCGGAAATGAACGTCTGGCTGCCGCAGCAGAAAGCGCTGCTGATGGCCGAGAACGTCACCGCCACGCTGCACAACCTTTACACCCTGCGCGGCGCCGAGACGCGCGATCCGCTGGGCTGGAGCAAGTACATCAACGAGGCGCTGCACCGTTTCGGCGACAAGGCCGAGGTGATGTTCGCCGTGCACAACTGGCCGCGCTGGGGGCACGAGGACATCGTCCATACCCTGGAGAAGCAGCGCGACATGTACGGCTACCTGAATGACCAGACCCTGCACCTGGCCAACAACGGGGTGACCATCAATCAGATCCACGAGCGCCTGAAGGTGCCGCCGGAGCTGGCCAACGAGTGGTTCAACCGCGGCTACCACGGCAGCGTCAGCCACAACGTGCGCGCGGTGGTGAACAAGTACCTGGGCTACTACGACAGCAACCCGGCAACCCTGAACCCGCTGGCGCCGGAGGATTCGGCGGTGAAGTACGTGGAGTTCATGGGCGGCGCAGATCACCTGCTGCAGATGGCCAAGGCATCCTTCGACAAGGGTGAATACCGCTGGGTCGTGGAAGTGGTGAACAAGCTGGTCTTCGCCGACCCGACCAACCAGGCCGCACGCAACCTGCAGGCCGATGCCCTGGAGCAGCTCGGCTACCAGGCGGAGAACGCCGGCTGGCGCAACAGCTACCTGGTCGCCGCGCAGGAGCTGCGCAACGGCGTGCCGCGCGACCTGCCTTCGCTGCGCGTAGCCAACCCCGATGCGCTGGCGGCCATGGATACCGGCTTGCTGTTCGACTACCTCGGCGTACGCCTGAGCGCGGAGAAGGCCGAGGGCGAAGATTTCAGCATCAACCTGGTGCTGCCGGACAAGAATGAGCAGTACCTGCTGGAGCTGAAGAACTCGCACCTGAACAACATCAAGGGTGTGCAGAGCGAGAACGCCGGGCAGACCGTGACCATCGACCGCGCCGACCTCAACCGTCTGATGCTCAAGGAAGTCTCGCCGGTGCGCCTGGTATTCGAGGGCAAGCTCAAGAGTTCGGGCAATCCGCTGCTGTTGGCGAAGCTGTTCGGCATGCTCGAAGACTTCAACTTCTGGTTCGACATCGTGACCCCGCCCGAGAAGAGCTGA
- the lapG gene encoding cysteine protease LapG: protein MPTLRPQLVAGARSRVVAIVFSRCSRVWRRCWPGPLVLVLAASLGVLAGAQQAEWDFKLISQQSARLYGPLGEGQVRIDAWQKLLVQQAAAGERDQLQAVNRFFNDQLRFTDDLSLWHEVDYWATPVEALLKGAGDCEDFAIAKYISLRHLGVPAQKLRITYVKALRLNQAHMVLTYYPRPDAVPLVLDNLIGSILPASQRSDLQPVYAFNGEGLWLAGTGAGGGKQVGDSKRLSRWQDLLKKMKAEGFPLNE from the coding sequence ATGCCAACCCTGCGCCCGCAGCTGGTTGCTGGCGCTCGCAGTCGAGTAGTCGCGATCGTGTTCAGCCGTTGTTCCAGGGTGTGGCGTCGTTGCTGGCCGGGGCCGTTGGTCCTGGTGCTGGCGGCTTCGCTCGGCGTCCTGGCGGGGGCGCAGCAGGCCGAGTGGGACTTCAAGCTGATCAGCCAGCAGTCGGCGCGGCTCTACGGTCCGCTGGGCGAAGGTCAGGTGCGCATCGATGCCTGGCAGAAGCTGCTCGTGCAGCAGGCCGCGGCAGGCGAGCGCGATCAATTGCAGGCGGTCAATCGCTTCTTCAACGATCAACTGCGCTTCACCGATGACTTGAGCCTCTGGCACGAAGTGGACTACTGGGCCACGCCGGTGGAGGCGTTGCTCAAGGGCGCCGGCGACTGCGAGGACTTCGCCATCGCCAAGTACATCAGCCTGCGACACCTGGGCGTGCCGGCGCAGAAGCTGCGCATTACCTACGTCAAGGCATTGCGGTTGAACCAGGCGCATATGGTGCTGACTTACTACCCGAGGCCCGATGCCGTGCCGCTGGTGCTGGACAACCTGATCGGCAGCATCCTGCCGGCCAGCCAGCGCAGCGACCTGCAGCCGGTCTACGCGTTCAACGGCGAAGGCCTGTGGCTCGCCGGCACTGGCGCCGGCGGCGGCAAGCAGGTGGGCGACAGCAAGCGGCTGTCGCGGTGGCAGGACCTGCTGAAGAAAATGAAAGCTGAAGGCTTTCCTCTGAACGAATAG
- the lapD gene encoding cyclic di-GMP receptor LapD — protein MSLFKQLLIAICLFLVVAFSGSFMVGLESSREQYGNQLRSHAQDAATALGLSLTPNIDDPAMVELMVSSIFDSGYFESIRVIDLATGKVIVERTGVPDAVAAKVPQWFISLIDLHSAGGDAIVSRGWTQAARVEVLSHPMFAIAKLWQSALGSLLWLVLCGIASAVLGAILLRRQLKPLDYMVEQSHAIARREFLSLPELPRTPELRRVVQAMNQMVEKLKALFQEQAQRSERLRDEAYQDSLTGLGNRRFFDMQLHNRLSAEDQVSSGVLLVLRVNDLAGLNQRLGGQRVDQLLKAVADQLRLAGQGLGAGLTLARSRGGEFVMLAPGLMPEDAPALAMRLEGMLAALVTTGASDVSPVACLGLVPFVSGEPAQVLLQRADEALAQAERQNDSCWAFLQGGAKPVAEERHSWHQLLDEALVHKRFQLHFQAVVSCADPQQVLHYKVLSRLPDGQGGSIAAGRFLPWLDRFGWTARLDLLMLESVLADMAKHNRPLALNLSAALLRDEWATSRVFDLLRQHPQFAGRLTLELEEDQLPAQPVLEALTRRLGELGYRLSLQHFGGRFSMIGNLARLGLAYLKVDGSHIRHIDQENDKRLFIEAMQRAAHSIDLPLIAERVETAGEFRVLKEMGIQGVQGQLFGGPAPW, from the coding sequence ATGTCCCTGTTCAAACAGTTGTTGATCGCCATCTGCCTGTTCCTGGTGGTCGCCTTCAGCGGCAGCTTCATGGTCGGCCTGGAAAGCTCGCGCGAGCAGTATGGCAACCAGCTGCGCTCCCACGCCCAGGACGCGGCCACCGCGCTGGGCCTGTCGCTGACGCCGAACATCGACGATCCGGCGATGGTCGAGCTGATGGTCAGCTCGATCTTCGACAGTGGCTATTTCGAGAGCATCCGGGTGATCGACCTGGCCACCGGCAAGGTCATCGTCGAGCGCACCGGCGTGCCGGATGCCGTGGCGGCCAAGGTGCCGCAGTGGTTCATCTCGCTGATCGACCTGCACTCGGCCGGCGGCGACGCCATCGTCAGCCGCGGCTGGACCCAGGCCGCACGGGTCGAGGTGCTCAGCCACCCGATGTTCGCCATCGCCAAACTCTGGCAGAGCGCCCTGGGCAGCCTGCTCTGGCTGGTGCTGTGCGGCATCGCCAGCGCTGTGCTCGGCGCCATCCTGTTGCGCCGCCAGTTGAAACCGCTGGACTACATGGTCGAGCAGTCCCACGCCATCGCCCGCCGCGAATTCCTCAGCCTGCCGGAACTGCCGCGCACCCCCGAGCTGCGCCGTGTGGTGCAGGCGATGAACCAGATGGTGGAGAAGCTCAAGGCGCTGTTCCAGGAACAGGCCCAGCGCAGCGAACGCCTGCGCGATGAGGCCTACCAGGACAGCCTGACCGGGCTGGGCAACCGGCGCTTCTTCGATATGCAACTGCACAACCGACTGAGCGCCGAGGACCAGGTCAGCAGCGGTGTGCTGCTGGTGCTGCGGGTCAACGACCTGGCCGGATTGAACCAGCGCCTGGGCGGCCAGCGTGTCGACCAGTTGCTCAAGGCCGTGGCTGATCAGCTGCGTCTTGCCGGGCAAGGCCTGGGGGCCGGCCTGACCCTGGCGCGCAGCCGCGGCGGCGAGTTCGTGATGCTGGCGCCGGGGCTGATGCCCGAGGATGCGCCGGCCCTGGCGATGCGCCTGGAAGGCATGCTGGCCGCGCTGGTCACCACCGGGGCCAGCGATGTCAGCCCCGTGGCGTGCCTGGGCCTGGTGCCCTTCGTTTCCGGCGAGCCGGCGCAGGTTCTGCTGCAGCGTGCCGACGAGGCATTGGCACAGGCCGAGCGGCAGAACGACAGCTGCTGGGCCTTCCTCCAGGGAGGGGCGAAACCGGTCGCGGAGGAGCGTCACAGTTGGCACCAGCTGCTGGACGAGGCGCTGGTGCACAAGCGCTTCCAGCTGCATTTCCAGGCGGTGGTGTCCTGTGCCGATCCTCAGCAGGTACTGCACTACAAGGTGCTTTCACGTCTGCCGGACGGGCAGGGTGGCAGCATCGCCGCCGGGCGCTTCCTGCCCTGGCTGGATCGCTTCGGCTGGACGGCGCGGCTGGACCTGCTGATGCTCGAAAGCGTGCTGGCCGACATGGCGAAGCACAACCGTCCGCTGGCGCTGAACCTGTCTGCTGCACTGTTGCGGGATGAGTGGGCGACCAGCCGGGTATTCGATCTGTTGCGTCAGCACCCGCAGTTTGCCGGGCGCCTGACCCTGGAGCTGGAGGAAGACCAGTTGCCGGCCCAACCGGTGCTGGAGGCCCTGACCCGTCGCCTCGGCGAGCTGGGTTATCGCCTGAGCCTGCAGCACTTCGGCGGGCGCTTCAGCATGATCGGCAACCTGGCTCGTTTGGGCCTGGCTTATCTCAAGGTGGACGGCAGCCACATTCGCCACATCGATCAGGAGAACGACAAGCGCCTGTTCATCGAGGCGATGCAACGGGCGGCCCACAGCATCGATCTGCCCTTGATCGCGGAGCGCGTCGAGACTGCCGGGGAGTTCCGTGTGTTGAAAGAGATGGGCATCCAGGGCGTGCAGGGGCAGTTGTTCGGTGGCCCGGCGCCCTGGTGA
- a CDS encoding EAL domain-containing protein — MGFADKVRSYRGAVRPSSKKKRGSDQPRFLEAMQRAAHSIDLPLIAERVETAGEFRVLKEMGIQGVQGQLFGGPATW; from the coding sequence ATGGGCTTCGCGGACAAGGTCCGCTCCTACAGGGGCGCCGTGCGGCCATCGAGCAAAAAAAAACGGGGCTCAGATCAGCCCCGTTTCCTCGAAGCGATGCAACGGGCGGCCCACAGCATCGACCTGCCCTTGATCGCGGAGCGCGTCGAGACTGCCGGGGAATTCCGTGTGTTGAAAGAGATGGGCATCCAGGGCGTGCAGGGGCAGTTGTTCGGTGGGCCGGCGACCTGGTGA
- a CDS encoding EAL domain-containing protein has product MRPSSKRKRGSDQPRFLEAMQRAAHSIDLPLIAERFETAGEFRVLKEMGIQGVQGQLFGGPAPW; this is encoded by the coding sequence GTGCGGCCATCGAGCAAAAGAAAACGGGGCTCAGATCAGCCCCGTTTCCTCGAAGCGATGCAACGGGCGGCCCACAGCATCGATCTGCCCTTGATCGCGGAGCGCTTCGAGACTGCCGGAGAGTTCCGCGTGCTGAAGGAGATGGGCATCCAGGGCGTGCAGGGGCAGTTGTTCGGTGGGCCGGCGCCCTGGTGA